A window of Clostridium taeniosporum genomic DNA:
TACTGGATAAAATTCCATATTTTAATCTCCTTTATGTGTTTTTAGATATTTAAAAGCATACAGCTTGAAGATACACCTTCTATTCTGTATGCTTTATTTATGCTTAGGATCTTAATTTTATCTTTTAAAATAATCCTCCTGGCATTCCACCAGTTAATTTTCCCATTTTACTAGCAGTTTCTTCTTCTGCTTTTCTTAAAGCTTCATTAACTGCTGTAAGTACTAAATCCTCAAGCATTTCTACATCATCTGGATCTACTACTTCTGGCTTTATATTAATAGATTTAATTTCTTTTTTACCAGTTACTGTTACAGAAACAGCGCCACCACCTACTGATGTTTCAAATTCCTTTGTTTCAAGCTCTTTTTGCATATCTTCCATTTGTTTTTGAAGTTTTTGCGCTTGTTTCATAAGATTGTTCATGTTTCCTCCGCCGAATCCGCCGGGAAATCCTCCTTTTGCCATACAAATCCTCCTCTTAGGCACATTCAAATAAATAACTAGTCAATATACTAGTTTGTTTTGAGAACTACTACTTCCTTGGAATCTACTAATAACATAACTATTATAAATACCCAAGTCATTATATTTCACAAAATACCTTTGGCATCTTTGACTTGTTATTTTTTTATATACCTTAATAAATTTCTACTATTTATTATAAAACATTTCTTTATTGTTTACTACATTAAAATATCTATTCTATTCATCTAATACTTCAAAAGGAACTCCTTCTAATTTTTGCTTTAATAATTCCTCTTTACTCAATTCATCAGCTTGATTATTTTCAACTTCATATCTTACCATTATTTTATCTTTTAGTACTTCTGAAAATACTTCATTAACAGTTTTTCTGTATTCTGACTTTTCTAATCTATTTTTATTAAATGCATATGAAGATTCATATATTAAAGTTACTACCCCTTTATCAAATTTATATGGCTTTGCTGTAACTATAGATGCATATATAACCATAGCTCTTCTACCTTTAAATGCTTCTAATATTTCTGACCAAGCCCTCTTTATATTATCTATTGTTAAAGATGATTCTACATTAATATTATTTTCATTTTGTAAAATATGATTTTCTTCTTTCATAACTTTATTTTGCTTAGTAACTTTTTTATTAGATACTAATTCATTTTCAGATACATTTTTACTTGTTTGCGAATTTGATAATACCTGTATCTTTCCACTTTTTAAATTTTCTTCTAACTTATTTATTCTAGCAAGCATAACCTCACTTGATGTATCATACTCTATTTTACACATTTTTATTATACTAAGCTCTAAATATAATCTACTTTGTTTACTTACCTTAGAATTATTTTCTCCTTCTTGAAGAATTCTAATACCTCTCATTATTTCTTCAATACGAATCTTCTTTCCTTGCTCTTTTATAAGCTCAATATTTTCAAGAGACATATCTAAGATTTCTTCTGGTGTATTAGATACTTTAACCATAAGTAAATTTCTAAAATGACCTATAAGATCTTTTATAAATAAATGAATATCCTTACCTGAAAAAACCATCTTATCAATAATAACCATAGCTTTTTCTATATTTCTTTCTATTATTGAATCAGTTATTTCAAACAAATATTCATTTGTAACCAATCCTAAAATACTTATTAAATCATCGTATTGGATATTATTATCTCCCATAGCTATCGCTTGATCTAATATACTTAAAGAATCTCTCATAGCTCCATCAGCAACTCTAGCGATTAAGTCTAAACTTTTATTATCAACTTTAACATTTTGTGCTTCTGTTATCTTTTTTAATCTAGCTGAAATTTCTTTTTGATTTATTCGCTTAAAATCAAATCTTTGACATCTAGATAATATTGTTATTGGTAATCTTTGAGGATCAGTTGTTGCTAATATAAATATAACATTACTTGGTGGTTCTTCTAATGTTTTTAAGAAAGCATTAACTGCTCCTACTGATAACATATGAACCTCATCTAGTATATATATTTTATATTTTCCCTCTTGTGGGGGATATTTTGTATCATCAATTATATCTCTAATTCTATCTATACCATTGTTAGATGCTGCATCTAATTCTGTAACATCCATTGATAAACCTTCATTTATTTTTTTACACATTTCACATTCATTACAAGGTTCACCATCTTGAAAGTTAAGACAATTTAAAGCTTTTGCCATAACTTTAGCAGTGGAAGTTTTACCTGTTCCTCTAGTACCGCAAAAAAGATATGCATGAGCTATTCTATTATTTAAAATTTCATTTTTTAATGTTGTTGTTATATGTTCTTGACCTACTACATCATTAAATGTCTTAGGTCTCCATTCTCTATATAAAGCTGTATATCCCAAAGGTTTACTCCACCTTTCTTTTTTCCCTTAAATCTTATATTTA
This region includes:
- a CDS encoding YbaB/EbfC family nucleoid-associated protein — protein: MAKGGFPGGFGGGNMNNLMKQAQKLQKQMEDMQKELETKEFETSVGGGAVSVTVTGKKEIKSINIKPEVVDPDDVEMLEDLVLTAVNEALRKAEEETASKMGKLTGGMPGGLF
- the dnaX gene encoding DNA polymerase III subunit gamma/tau; this translates as MGYTALYREWRPKTFNDVVGQEHITTTLKNEILNNRIAHAYLFCGTRGTGKTSTAKVMAKALNCLNFQDGEPCNECEMCKKINEGLSMDVTELDAASNNGIDRIRDIIDDTKYPPQEGKYKIYILDEVHMLSVGAVNAFLKTLEEPPSNVIFILATTDPQRLPITILSRCQRFDFKRINQKEISARLKKITEAQNVKVDNKSLDLIARVADGAMRDSLSILDQAIAMGDNNIQYDDLISILGLVTNEYLFEITDSIIERNIEKAMVIIDKMVFSGKDIHLFIKDLIGHFRNLLMVKVSNTPEEILDMSLENIELIKEQGKKIRIEEIMRGIRILQEGENNSKVSKQSRLYLELSIIKMCKIEYDTSSEVMLARINKLEENLKSGKIQVLSNSQTSKNVSENELVSNKKVTKQNKVMKEENHILQNENNINVESSLTIDNIKRAWSEILEAFKGRRAMVIYASIVTAKPYKFDKGVVTLIYESSYAFNKNRLEKSEYRKTVNEVFSEVLKDKIMVRYEVENNQADELSKEELLKQKLEGVPFEVLDE